The following coding sequences lie in one Trichoderma breve strain T069 chromosome 1, whole genome shotgun sequence genomic window:
- a CDS encoding dihydrodipicolinate synthetase family domain-containing protein yields the protein MAAPAKSLPCGIYAPTMTFFDPVTEDLDIPTIKKHAERLAKAGLAGLVIMGSNGEAVHCTREEKIAVVKASREALDAAGFQSTPVLFGATEGSVRGTIELCKLAAGAGAEAALILPPSYYRAQTDEESIYNYFIAVADESPIPIILYNYPGAVSGIDMDSDLLIKLAQHKNITGTKFTCGNTGKLTRVALGTNAKTPFQEGSGYMAFGGMCDFTLQTLVSGGSGIIAGGANVMPKLCVKVWNSYAEGNKEEAERLQKILSRGDWPLTKAAIAGTKQAIQSFYGYGGYPRRPLKRLEQARVTAIEEGIKEAMEVEKSL from the coding sequence ATGGCGGCTCCTGCTAAATCGCTGCCATGCGGCATCTACGCCCCTACCATGACCTTCTTTGACCCCGTCACCGAAGATCTCGATATCCCCACCATCAAGAAGCACGCCGAGCGACTCGCCAAGGCCGGCCTCGCTGGTCTCGTCATCATGGGCTCCAATGGCGAAGCCGTCCACTgcacaagagaagagaagattgCCGTCGTCAAGGCCTCAAGAGAAGCTCTCGACGCCGCCGGCTTCCAGTCCACACCAGTCCTGTTTGGAGCCACCGAGGGCAGTGTCAGAGGCACCATTGAGCTGTGCAAGCTCGCAGCCGGAGCCGGGGCCGAGGCTGCTCTGATCCTGCCTCCGTCATACTACCGCGCCCAGACCGACGAGGAGTCCATCTACAACTACTTCATTGCCGTTGCCGACGAAAgccccatccccatcatccTGTACAACTACCCTGGTGCTGTGTCCGGAATCGACATGGACAGCGACCTGCTCATCAAGCTGGCCCAGCACAAGAACATCACCGGCACCAAGTTCACCTGTGGCAACACCGGAAAGCTCACACGCGTTGCTCTCGGCACCAACGCCAAGACCCCCTTCCAGGAGGGCTCAGGATACATGGCCTTTGGTGGTATGTGCGACTTTACTCTGCAGACGCTGGTCAGCGGCGGTAGCGGCATCATCGCCGGCGGTGCCAATGTCATGCCCAAGCTGTGCGTCAAGGTCTGGAACTCGTACGCCGAGGgcaacaaggaggaggccgagagACTGCAAAAGATCCTCAGCCGTGGTGACTGGCCTTTGACAAAGGCGGCCATTGCCGGCACAAAGCAGGCGATCCAGAGCTTCTATGGATACGGAGGATACCCCCGTCGGCCGCTTAAGCGCTTGGAACAGGCTCGCGTGACGGCCATTgaagagggcatcaaggaAGCAATGGAGGTTGAGAAGTCACTGTAA
- a CDS encoding KR domain-containing protein — protein MSQDSAVVGMSTHANDDIAVVGFSFRLPQDVNDDMSFWEVLDNRRNLMTSCPESRMDAKSFLDTNANKPYPRGAHFITDDVTCFDAPFFSVTAKEAASMDPMQRMTLETSYRAFEKAGFTTDALRGSQTAVFHASMLEDYTRLMAMDPDNVERTTITGGTVPCMVPNRISWYFDLRGPSIHVNTACSSGLVAVDMACKTLRSGDASCALVTGANLLLDPTLFHLLSNQNFLSPDSRSYSFDQRANGYARGEGIIAVVLKPVSAAVRDGDMIRAVIRASGSNQDGHTPIITQPSQEAQQDLIQHVYKQANVSLAETRYVEAHGTGTPVGDPIEARAIGRVFRKYRSQKDPLYIGSVKSNIGHLEGASGLAGLLKVILSLEKGIIPPNALFDKINPAIDADFWNISIPAASVFWPGQGVRRASVNSFGFGGSNTHVVIDDALHYLQERNLAGNHCTATVPDNVADEECSNSDVSTVGSEETESTKAASETSAAETLPKLLVWTAADEQAAKRSLRDYELYYNEKIAGSRTKLDRLAYTLGARRTHMLWRSFAIVTDSQDGATDLDPAKPVRSSTDDATLAFVFTGQGAQYVGMGWDLVKHPVFADTLQKIDKIYESLGCTWSIFDELRSSKNIDLPQYSQPLSTAVQLALLELLASFGIAPKAVIGHSSGEIAAAYAIGALSLESACKVSYFRGQLAGKLRTANAATPGAMMSINLTEANVSGYLSAIGDEVSSVCVACINSPLNCTLSGPETAIDAIKAQADKDGIFAQKLKTGVAYHSKAMEAIADEYVTLMGSLEGASRQDLKVASGIPMVSSVSGKIVRPAALKTGQYWVNNMVSPVRFADAMQLLTQEPSKVKMGLNSITDLVEIGSHPALRRVAQDTIRQNGNKKQQIRYSAALQRSHPPIKTTLELVGQLFCWGHNVSINAVNQSMKPATKLDTSTGNPSFLIDTPEYPFDRSHKYWAESRISRDYRLRGSVKGDMLGARVADWNPLAPRWRNFLTVESIPWTGHHRVTDAILYPAAGMLVMAIEAAQQMVPEDKEVSGFLFKEADFFNPIMVYDRWEDRTETQVQLRPLNTTQDAEKCGHLLMQVDYEKSTSTYGSERRQLTHEKVRNQYSQASETCVWPIDAASIYRNATEVGLQYGEWFQLLQDVCWDSNATAVARVDVSKDKYKTASLVHPCVLDQAFQVLRVGAGQHPHANVPARLVGAWFASTSKWQGPGSDHIRWIATSTSAAPVGGAQGKGEQGTIAALADDDTVLCTIEQATTVSITSDVKTTDKKLLYSTEWKPQLSLLEPEQLASVCKADSFEKDESSIVENHLKMCLALELTAIRVLQRLDRTKIPKALTRHVEWMEWHIASNMTPENRQLGDTISDEELESRLVEAEELLPAWKLLTTCARRLPEVLSGEVDPLQVVYGKDEADVFYADLCYKLCQDGRLSAVLDLAAHERPAQRILEVGAGTGGMTGHVLSLLQQREERIGGSCFSQYTYTDISPMFFEKARERWSHLASQGRMNFKTFNMDNPIEDQGFEPGSYDLVVAASVLHATPYMETSLRHVRRALKPGGRLILLEVINPENIVTSFMSGLVPGWWVAKEEWRPYSAAVDEPRWDKCLKDNGFSGNDVIMRDYKSDECHVVSIILTTAVEEPKQAPETRQRKLVIVVDEQKSYRQTRLAELVQQQLDPQGSMTSSICSFTLDDLSQSLDSLTKDDTVVCIAEVNNQALLSNLSEKSFKCLQYLVGNAPKLLWATASSIENEEHANYGVMQGFFRSIRVEHPDNQIVSLAMEGKLESLKSAQFIAKVFNASFGSSASKEVEYLVKDGLLMTGRAVEDVSGNEAITSLVSCQFQEKAWYDGPALQLSVDTKEAVATLQFVRDVKYEIDLDPSEVEIDAKAWGVSHKDAQTAMGRRQDFHDGLQLGYDCAGIVTRVGRDCASFKPGDRVCMVAPGCMRQYPRGNAKAVCKIPESMSYEVATSVLIPSMTAYHAMVDIARLDKGERVLIHAAASAVGQVAVRVAQMQGAEIFATYSGSQERDTLKTMDLPEERIFDNSSIAFTQGVMKLTGGDGVDVIFNLLAGEEAMRASCECLASGGRFLEMNRSNVGSNATLPIGILDRNASFSIIDVVGLNLKTTSRLLQKTMELMEQEHIAHPKPLHCFNASEVEMAFQELQAGNKLGRVIIKPQAEDVVTKFIQEQRPWKFNADASYLIAGGSGGLGRAIAKWMADRGAKNLILPSRSGAASKAAKELIEELTARGINIVAPKCDVASETELADVLDNCARTMPPIKGCINAAMVLQGAVFQNSMTFAQWDLTMRSKRQTSWNLHQFLPKDLDFFIMLSSLAGVVGQIASANYSAGCSFQDALARQRLAQGQAGLSIDLGWMRNIGIVAETGAYQKQRESFDDMKQIDDAELFATLSTPIDSLAQGRNLPQLMDRPFFAPFSFTTDSAVATSTSANQEAAVGARFRQASNPGDRAEVVLGALTARLARAMAIPSDDVEQNKSLSHYGVDSLMSVDLRNWIGREFGSMLTAFDIMGGASIAKIVDMIVERSTIG, from the exons ATGTCTCAAGACTCAGCCGTAGTTGGGATGTCCACCCACGCAAACGACGACATTGCTGTTGTCGGATTCTCCTTCCGACTCCCTCAAGATGTGAATGACGATATGAGCTTCTGGGAAGTTCTGGATAACCGTCGAAACTTAATGACCAGCTGTCCTGAGTCCCGCATGGATGCTAAGTCATTCTTGGACACCAATGCCAACAAG CCATATCCTCGTGGGGCTCATTTCATCACAGATGATGTTACCTGCTTCGACGCTCCTTTCTTCTCGGTAACAGCGAAGGAAGCTGCCTCAATGGATCCAATGCAAAGAATGACTCTTGAGACTTCATATCGTGCCTTTGAAAAAG CTGGCTTCACAACAGATGCCCTGAGAGGTTCACAGACAGCTGTGTTCCATGCGTCCATGTTGGAGGATTACACACGACTGATGGCAATGGACCCCGATAACGTAGAACGCACCACGATTACTGGTGGCACGGTGCCGTGCATGGTGCCAAACCGTATCAGTTGGTACTTTGATCTTCGGGGACCAAGCATCCATGTTAATACGGCTTGCTCCAGTGGACTGGTCGCCGTTGACATGGCATGTAAGACATTGCGCAGTGGCGATGCATCATGT GCTCTCGTCACTGGAGCCAACCTGCTCCTTGACCCTACCCTGTTCCATCTGCTGTCAAACCAAAACTTCCTGTCGCCGGATAGCCGGTCCTACAGCTTTGACCAGCGAGCCAACGGCTACGCCAGAGGTGAAGGTATTATTGCTGTGGTGCTTAAGCCTGTTTCTGCAGCTGTGCGAGATGGTGATATGATTCGTGCTGTCATTCGTGCTTCGGGCTCAAACCAGGATGGTCATACTCCGATTATAACACAGCCCAGCCAGGAAGCGCAACAAGACCTTATTCAGCACGTCTATAAACAGGCGAATGTTTCACTGGCAGAAACACGATATGTCGAGGCACATG GAACGGGAACGCCGGTGGGAGATCCGATTGAAGCACGAGCAATAGGGAGAGTGTTCCGAAAATACCGATCCCAGAAAGATCCACTTTACAT TGGCTCCGTCAAATCCAACATTGGCCATCTTGAAGGTGCAAGTGGCCTAGCTGGCTTACTGAAAGTCATCT TGAGTTTGGAAAAGGGTATTATTCCACCCAATGCGCTCTTCGACAAGATCAATCCTGCTATAGACGCAGACTTCTGGAACATCTCG ATCCCTGCTGCAAGTGTGTTCTGGCCCGGCCAAGGCGTGCGCAGAGCCTCAGTCAACTCCTTCGGCTTTGGCGGCTCCAACACACACGTTGTAATCGACGATGCGCTGCATTACTTACAAGAGAGGAACTTGGCTGGCAATCACTGTACCGCTACAGTTCCTGACAACGTGGCCG ATGAGGAATGTTCTAACTCGGATGTTTCCACTGTTGGTTCTGAGGAAACTGAGTCTACTAAAGCGGCTTCAGAGACTTCAGCCGCAGAAACTCTTCCTAAGTTGCTTGTGTGGACCGCCGCCGACGAGCAGGCAGCCAAACGCTCCCTACGCGATTACGAACTCTATTACAATGAGAAGATCGCAGGGAGCCGCACCAAGCTCGATCGTTTGGCTTACACATTGGGTGCCCGCAGGACGCACATGCTTTGGAGGAGCTTCGCCATTGTTACAGATAGCCAAGATGGTGCAACGGACCTTGACCCAGCGAAGCCCGTGAGGAGTTCTACAGATGACGCTACACTGGCCTTTGTCTTTACAGGACAGGGAGCCCAGTACGTGGGCATGGGATGGGACTTGGTCAAACATCCCGTTTTCGCAGACACCCTCCAGAAGATTGATAAGATATACGAGAGCCTTGGGTGTACATGGTCTATCTTCG ATGAGTTACGCTCTAGTAAGAATATCGACCTGCCGCAGTACAGCCAGCCCTTGTCCACAGCGGTTCAACTTGCCCTGCTGGAACTGCTGGCTAGTTTCGGTATTGCTCCTAAAGCCGTCATTGGACACTCTTCAGGAGAGATTGCCGCTGCGTACGCCATTGGTGCGTTGTCATTGGAATCTGCCTGCAAAGTCTCCTATTTCAGGGGCCAGCTTGCAGGAAAGCTGAGGACTGCCAATGCCGCCACCCCAGGGGCAATGATGTCCATCAACTTGACAGAAGCAAATGTCTCTGGATACCTTTCTGCAATTGGTGATGAAGTTAGCTCTGTTTGTGTGGCTTGCATCAACAGCCCCCTCAACTGCACACTGTCAGGTCCCGAAACGGCCAttgacgccatcaaggcaCAGGCTGACAAGGATGGCATCTTTGCTCAAAAGCTTAAGACTGGAGTTGCATACCACTCAAAGGCAATGGAAGCTATTGCTGACGAGTATGTAACGCTGATGGGGTCGCTTGAGGGTGCCTCGCGCCAGGATCTCAAGGTCGCGAGCGGTATTCCCATGGTCTCATCCGTGTCAGGCAAGATCGTACGTCCGGCTGCTCTGAAGACGGGCCAGTATTGGGTCAACAACATGGTCTCCCCAGTTCGTTTCGCCGATGCCATGCAGCTGCTCACCCAAGAGCCATCCAAGGTCAAAATGGGGCTGAACAGTATTACCGACCTTGTCGAGATTGGGTCTCATCCTGCTTTGCGAAGAGTGGCTCAGGATACTATCCGCCAAAatggaaacaaaaagcaGCAGATCCGGTATAGTGCTGCTTTGCAAAGATCCCACCCTCCTATTAAGACAACGCTGGAACTTGTGGGACAGTTGTTTTGCTGGGGACACAACGTATCCATCAATGCTGTCAACCAAAGCATGAAGCCGGCCACCAAGTTGGACACATCCACAGGGAATCCCAGTTTCCTCATCGATACCCCAGAGTATCCATTTGACCGATCCCACAAGTACTGGGCAGAATCTCGCATTAGCCGAGACTACCGACTTCGTGGCAGCGTCAAGGGTGACATGCTCGGAGCTCGAGTGGCTGATTGGAATCCCCTTGCCCCTCGCTGGAGAAATTTCCTAACAGTTGAGTCTATTCCATGGACCGGGCACCACAGGGTTACCGACGCCATATTGTATCCTGCTGCCGGCATGCTAGTCATGGCTATTGAGGCTGCCCAGCAAATGGTTCCAGAAGATAAGGAGGTTTccggcttcctcttcaaagAGGCTGATTTCTTCAATCCCATCATGGTTTACGATAGATGGGAAGACAGAACTGAGACCCAGGTTCAACTTCGACCTCTTAATACGACACAAGATGCCGAAAAGTGTGGCCATCTGCT CATGCAAGTTGATTACGAGAAGTCGACAAGCACCTACGGCAGCGAGCGTAGGCAGCTTACCCACGAGAAAGTTCGTAATCAATACAGCCAGGCTTCTGAAACATGTGTCTGGCCTATTGACGCTGCCTCCATCTATCGCAACGCTACCGAAGTTGGCTTGCAATATGGAGAATGGTTTCAGCTTCTGCAGGATGTGTGCTGGGACTCCAATGCTACCGCCGTGGCCCGTGTTGATGTGTCCAAAGACAAGTACAAGACTGCCAGCCTGGTACATCCCTGCGTACTTGATCAAGCCTTCCAAGTATTGCGTGTCGGTGCTGGCCAGCATCCCCACGCCAATGTTCCCGCTCGTTTGGTAGGCGCATGGTTTGCCTCTACCTCAAAGTGGCAAGGTCCTGGATCTGACCATATTCGGTGGATTGCGACATCTACTTCAGCCGCTCCTGTTGGAGGTGCCCAGGGCAAGGGCGAGCAGGGTACCATTGCTGCCCTGGCTGATGATGACACTGTTCTGTGCACGATAGAGCAGGCCACCACGGTGTCCATCACCAGCGACGTCAAGACAACGGACAAAAAGCTACTCTACAGTACCGAGTGGAAGCCCCAGTTGAGCTTGCTGGAACCTGAGCAGCTAGCCAGCGTCTGTAAAGCAGATTCATTTGAGAAAGATGAATCTTCAATTGTGGAAAATCATTTGAAGATGTGCTTAGCTCTGGAGCTTACTGCTATCCGAGTGCTTCAGAGACTAGATCGAACCAAGATTCCCAAGGCTTTGACTCGCCACGTCGAATGGATGGAGTGGCATATTGCTAGCAATATGACCCCTGAAAACAGACAGCTTGGAGATACCATAAGCGATGAGGAGTTGGAATCTCGCCtagttgaagctgaagagcttcTACCGGCTTGGAAGCTGTTAACCACCTGCGCGCGAAGACTGCCCGAGGTGCTCTCGGGTGAGGTCGATCCTCTCCAAGTGGTGTACGGAAAAGACGAAGCAGACGTCTTTTATGCCGACCTCTGCTATAAGCTTTGCCAGGATGGTCGACTCAGTGCAGTCTTGGACCTGGCCGCACACGAGCGCCCAGCTCAGCGAATTTTGGAAGTTGGTGCCGGAACTGGTGGCATGACTGGACATGTTCTATCCCTCCTGCAACAGCGCGAAGAAAGAATTGGGGGCTCTTGCTTCTCCCAATACACGTATACAGACATTTCGCCAATGTTTTTTGAGAAAGCTCGTGAGCGATGGTCTCATCTCGCTTCTCAGGGCCGCATGAACTTTAAGACCTTCAACATGGACAATCCTATCGAAGATCAGGGATTCGAGCCCGGCTCTTATGACCTTGTCGTTGCTGCCAGTGTGCTCCATGCTACCCCTTACATGGAGACTAGTCTTCGACACGTCCGTAGAGCATTGAAGCCTGGCGGCCGACTCATTTTGCTTGAGGTCATTAACCCGGAAAATATCGTCACGAGCTTCATGTCGGGATTGGTGCCTGGATGGTGGGTTGCCAAGGAGGAATGGAGACCATACTCTGCGGCTGTGGATGAGCCGCGATGGGATAAATGCCTGAAGGACAATGGATTCTCAGGCAACGACGTGATTATGCGCGATTACAAGAGTGATGAATGCCATGTTGTGAGCATCATCCTCACGACGGCTGTCGAGGAACCCAAGCAGGCTCCTGAGACTCGGCAGAGAAAGCTTGtcattgttgttgatgagcaAAAGTCATACCGACAGACACGGTTGGCAGAATtggtgcagcagcaactggATCCTCAAGGCAGCATGACTTCAAGCATCTGTTCCTTCACCTTGGACGACCTATCGCAGTCTCTCGACAGCCTAACCAAAGATGACACTGTAGTGTGCATTGCTGAGGTCAACAACCAGGCCCTTCTCTCCAATCTTTCAGAAAAGAGCTTCAAGTGCCTCCAGTACCTAGTAGGAAACGCACCCAAGCTTCTCTGGGCCACTGCTAGCAGTATAGAGAACGAAGAGCACGCCAACTACGGCGTCATGCAGGGATTCTTCCGTTCGATTCGAGTAGAGCATCCTGATAACCAGATTGTTTCGCTTGCCATGGAAGGTAAATTGGAATCTCTCAAGTCTGCTCAATTTATTGCAAAGGTCTTTAATGCCAGTTTCGGATCCTCGGCTTCTAAAGAGGTTGAGTATCTCGTCAAAGATGGTCTTCTGATGACTGGAAGAGCAGTCGAGGATGTATCCGGCAATGAAGCTATCACTTCTCTCGTGTCCTGCCAATTCCAGGAGAAGGCTTGGTATGATGGACCGGCTCTGCAGCTCTCTGTTGACACTAAAGAAGCTGTAGCCACCCTGCAGTTTGTCCGAGATGTCAAGTATGAGATCGATTTGGATCCCAGTGAGGTGGAAATTGATGCCAAAGCTTGGGGTGTTAGCCACAAGGATGCGCAGACAGCCATGGGCCGCCGGCAAGATTTCCATGATGGCCTCCAGCTCGGATATGATTGCGCTGGTATTGTCACTCGGGTTGGACGAGACTGCGCTTCCTTCAAGCCTGGAGACCGAGTCTGCATGGTGGCTCCAGGTTGTATGCGACAGTATCCTCGCGGAAATGCAAAAGCCGTTTGCAAAATTCCAGAGTCAATGTCTTATGAGGTTGCTACATCTGTCCTGATCCCCTCTATGACTGCTTATCACGCCATGGTCGATATTGCTCGCCTTGATAAAGGAGAAAGGGTTCTCATTCACGCAGCTGCCAGTGCCGTAGGCCAAGTCGCTGTCCGTGTTGCCCAGATGCAGGGTGCTGAGATCTTCGCCACATACTCGGGATCCCAGGAGCGAGACACGCTGAAGACCATGGATTTGCCTGAGGAGCGCATCTTCGACAATAGCAGTATCGCTTTTACGCAAGGTGTGATGAAGCTGACTGGCGGAGACGGAGTAGATGTGATTTTCAATCTGctggctggagaagaagccatgcGAGCCTCTTGTGAATGTCTGGCTTCTGGCGGGCGCTTCCTCGAAATGAATCGCTCCAACGTCGGTTCCAATGCCACTCTTCCCATCGGTATCTTGGACAGAAACGCCAGTTTCTCCATCATTGACGTTGTCGGCCTGAATCTGAAGACAACTAGCAGACTTCTGCAGAAGACAATGGAGCTGATGGAACAGGAGCACATTGCGCATCCCAAACCATTGCACTGCTTCAACGCATCAGAAGTGGAAATGGCCTTCCAAGAGTTACAGGCTGGCAATAAACTGGGTCGTGTCATCATCAAGCCTCAAGCTGAAGATGTAGTAACG AAATTCATCCAGGAGCAGCGTCCTTGGAAGTTTAATGCAGATGCATCGTATTTGATTGCAGGAGGATCCGGTGGTCTTGGTCGGGCCATTGCTAAATGGATGGCTGACCGCGGAGCCAAAAACCTGATTCTTCCATCTCGATCCGGAGCTGCTtcaaaagctgccaaggaATTGATTGAAGAATTAACAGCTCGTGGCATCAACATTGTGGCGCCCAAATGCGACGTGGCATCAGAAACAGAGCTCGCAGATGTCCTAGATAACTGCGCTCGCACTATGCCTCCTATTAAAGGCTGTATCAACGCAGCAATGGTCCTGCAGGGTGCCGTGTTCCAGAACAGCATGACCTTTGCCCAGTGGGATCTCACGATGCGCTCTAAGAGGCAGACATCGTGGAACCTGCACCAGTTCCTGCCCAAGGATCtcgacttcttcatcatgctCTCATCTCTTGCTGGCGTCGTTGGTCAAATCGCCAGCGCAAACTACTCGGCAGGCTGCTCATTCCAGGACGCTCTTGCACGACAGCGTCTTGCTCAGGGTCAGGCAGGTCTTTCCATCGACCTTGGCTGGATGCGAAACATTGGAATTGTCGCCGAGACTGGCGCGTACCAAAAGCAGCGCGAGTCCTTTGACGACATGAAGCagattgacgatgccgagctcttcGCTACCCTTTCC ACTCCGATTGATAGCCTAGCCCAAGGCCGCAACCTACCACAGCTGATGGACAGGCCCTTCTTCGCCCCTTTCTCCTTTACCACCGACTCAGCCGTCgcaacaagcacaagcgCCAACCAAGAAGCCGCAGTGGGCGCTCGTTTCCGACAAGCTTCGAACCCAGGAGATCGCGCTGAGGTCGTGCTGGGCGCCTTGACTGCCAGGCTGGCGCGTGCCATGGCCATCCCGTCTGACGATGTGGAACAGAACAAGTCACTGTCACACTATGGCGTTGACTCTCTGATGTCTGTTGACTTGCGAAACTGGATTGGACGAGAGTTTGGTTCCATGCTTACAGCATTCGATATCATGGGTGGTGCCTCCATTGCAAAGATTGTGGATATGATTGTTGAGAGGAGCACGATTGGGTAA